The genomic DNA CATTTTACGGAACTTCAGCAATCTGTTGTCGGCTATGGGATTCCCGATATCAGTGGAGCTGACTTGAGTACCGAACGCAAACGTCGAGAATTTTTGAGATCCGTACAGGACGCAATTCAACGATTTGAACCACGTTTCAAATCGGTCCGCGTACAACTATTAGCATCGGATGAATATGTCGACAGAACACTACGATTTCGCATTGATGCCGTGATGTATGCCGATCCCCTGCCGGAATCGATTGTCTTCGATTCCTCCTTCGAACCGAAGTCTGGTCAGTTCAAGGTGAAAGGGGTTTGACATGGGATGCACCGCCAAGACGCCAGGGTTGAGAGCGTTTTCCGTGGTATTTCAGGCCGATTAAAACTTCGATGATTTTTTAATAACCACTAACTCACAAAGGTACGATGAGAGTTTTGGTGTGCGATGTCAGTTAACTGAAAATTCTTGAAAACTTTAATGAATGCGATTGGTTTTTAATTTGACGCTCAATCTCTCCAAAACTCTTTGTGTCTTCGTGCCTTTGTGATTTAATAAGTTTCTTTTGTCAAACCAGCAAACTTACTCCATCAATCTCTCTAATTATCTTGGCGTCTTGGCGTCTTGGCGGTTCATAATTTTTCATTCTTAATTTTTTATTAGTAGCTCACGGTGATTTTGTATGCAGGATGATTTACTGCGGTGGTATAACAACGAGCTCGGTTTTCTCCGACGGATGGGGGAAGAGTTTGCGCGGGAGCATCCGAAGATTGCGAGCCGGTTGAAACTCGGACCGGAGTCGAGTCAGGATCCGCATGTTGAGCGATTGATTGAAGCGGTTGCATTTCTAAATGCCCGCACGCGTCAGAAAATCGATGATGATTTCCCCGAGCTTTCCAATGCCATTCTCGAAGTCTTGCAGCCTCAATTCCTGGCTCCGATTCCTTCGATGATGATCACTCAGTTCAAGATTGGTGAAAGCGAAGCCAACTCCGTCAGTGGCTACACGATCGAACATGACACCAGCATTGAAACGGAATCCATTCAAGGCGAACCCTGTCGATTCCGGACCAGCAATGCCGTCACCATCTGGCCGGTTCAGGTGCAAGGAGGGAGTTGTCACAGCAGGCCCTTCAAAGCGCCGATGACGAAAAACTCGAAGGAAGCCGCGGGGGTCATTCATTTGACACTCAAAACGCGATCACCCGAATTTTCGATCAATCAGATCGAATGGGAGTCACTCCGTTTCTACTTGAGTGGACTTCCTCAGATTACTTATCCTCTCTATGAAACTCTCTGCAATAACGTGACAGAAGTCGCGTTCGCTCGTTCTGTTCAGGATGAGAATCCGCTGGTGTTTTCGCCCGAAATTATCCGGCAAGTTGGTTTTGAATCCGAGGATATTTTGTTGCCCGGCTCCGAACGGACGGCTTGGGAACATCGCCTGCTAACGGAGTTCTTTGTCTTCCCCGAAAAGTTTCTATTCTTCGATCTTGAAAAGCTCGACTTACTCAGAGGATCCGATTTTACTGAAGAATTTCATATCTTTTTTTATCTGAATGAGACTTTAGCCGAGTTGGAAAACGATGTGACGGCCTCCACGTTCCAACTGGGATGTACGCCGACGATCAATCTGTTTAAACAACGAGCCGACCCCATTTATCTGACACAAACCGAATTTGAATATCCGGTTTGTGGAGATGTCCGTCGTCCAGATGCTGTGGAAATTTACTCGATTGATGAAGTGACTGCTCAGGATAGCAACGGCGATGAGTTTGATTTTCAGCCGTTCTATTCAGTCGATCACCTGCATGAAGGCACGGGCGATCAAAATGGATTCTGGCATTCGATTCGCCGCGATAGCAAATTCAGCGAGACGGATGCTCAAAGTGGCTCCGAAGTTTTCATTTCTTTTGTGGATTTATCATTTACCACGATTCAACGGGATGACTGGATTGTGAATCTGGAGACGACTTGTCTGAATCGGAATCTACCCGAAAAGCTTCCTTACGGGAGAGGTCAACCGAAGTTGTACTTCTCGGAAGAAGCTGGGGCGGTCAGTGACGTACTGGCTCTTTCTGCACCGACAGCGACCGTACGGCCTCCGATGTTAAATCATGCTCGCTGGAAACTGATTTCGAACTTGAGTCTCGATCATCTCTCCCTCGTCGGAGATGATCAAGCGGCGAAAGCGTTGCGTGAGATTCTGGCAATCTATGATTTTGAAGAGTCGAGTGCCTCCCGAAATATGATTCAGGCGATCAAGTCGGTGACTTCCCGGCGTGTGACTCGCCGCATTCACGAGAGCAACTACAGTGGAGTGAGCCGGGGAATTGAAGTGACGGTGACGTTCGACAGTCAGGTCGATGAGCCGAAACTGTTTTTGCTGGCTTGTGTGATTGAGCGATTTCTCGGACAAGCCTGCACGCTCAATTCTTTTTCTCAATTGATTGTGCAGTCCGACAATGAAGATGTGATCTGGAAGAAATGGGCCCCCAGAACAGGAAGTCGCATCCTCTTATGATTCGCCGTCTTATCAAAATGACTCGAAAGTTTCGTTTGCTTCAGGCGATCCGTCTGGTGGAAATGCAGACGATTCGTGCACAAATAGGTCGTGGTCGACTTCAACAGATTGGTTCAAATTCGAGTCCAGATCAGGAACCGATCCGCCTCGGCTCGGTTGCCAAAGCTCGTTTCGCCGGCAGCGAAGTCGAGGAGATTTCTGAAGAACCCGCTGGTAGTCAACCCGGATTTTCAAATCAATTGATACGTCTGCAGACATCGGTCATGGGACTGACGGGGCCAACCGGCGTATTGCCATTGCACTATACATCGCTGCTGTTGCAACGCCAAAAGTTGCACGACAATGCGATGACCGACTTTTACGATATTTTCAATCACCGTTCGCTTTCGATTTTTTATCGCGCCTGGGCCAAACAGCAAATTCCGGTCTCCTATGAAACGAGCCGATTGATTGGGGATCGCCCGGATCGAATCACTGCGCTGTTGAACAGTCTGGTCGGTCAGGGATTTTCGGAACTCCAGAAACGAACTCCTGTTCCAGACCAAACGCTTTTGATGTTCGCCTCACTGTTTTCTTCGAGAAGACGAACAGCTTCTGGTCTGGAAAATATTTTGTGGATCTGCATGAAGATTCCTGTCGAGGTCGAGCAGTTCCAGCCTCAATGGTTAAATCTGGAACTGGAGGAGCGGACCAGGCTCGGCAGTCGGGACCAGGAAGTGATCGCGAACAATCAACTGGGGCGATCAGCGATATGTGGTGAGCGTGTCTTCGATTTGCAAAGTCGATTTCGCATTGTTTTGACGACAGCTTCCTATTTAGAATTTGCGAGCTTCCTTCCTGATCAGAAAAAACTGAAGGTCATTCAGGAATTGACCCGACGTTATGTCGGAATGGAGTACGATTTTGACGTTCAGGTAAAACTTTCAGGAAAAGATGTCCCGGCATGTCAATTGAGCCGAGAACAGAAAATACCCGCCCGACTTGGTCGCAACAGTTGGTTGCGAAGTCGTTCGATGACGGGAACCACTGGAGATGCTGTTTTTAATATCGCCGATTCTGCCTGAGAATCAATTGCTCTCCTGCAGAGAATGTCCTACAAATCATTTAATAAACCTCAGTGAATAACACGTTCCAATTGGATGGGAAAACAACTCGATGGTCAGCGTCAATCTCAAATCACTGGTTGGTAAGCTCAATCCGACAACGCAGCGAACACTTGAAGGAGCAGCTGGGCTTTGTTTGTCGCGGACAAATTATAATGTCGAACTGGAACACTGGCTCTATAAACTGGTTGAAGAACCCGATACCGATCTCACCATCATTTTCAAACAGTTCGATGTTAACCCCGCCCGCGTGTTGCAGGAGTTGACCTCGTCTATGGATCGGTTTAAAACTGGAAACGCCCGCCCGCCAGCATTGTCTCCGGATTTGATCACAGCAATTCGTGAAGCCTGGATTCTAGGTTCCGTCGAGTACGGCAGTTCTCTTGTTCGTACTGGATATTTGCTGGCCGCGATACTGGCGGATGAAACGCTTGGTCGAACCGTCGCGGGTGCATCCAGTGAACTGAAGCAAATCACTGCCCCACAATTATTGAGCCAACTTTCTGTCCTGTTACCTGAATCTCGTGAAGCGGGTGGTGAAGCAATTTCTTCAAAGACCGCCCGCCCTTCTTCAGGTGGGCAGCCGGTCAAGCCGGGAGGTGTATCGAAAACACCTTCGCTCGATCAATTCACGGTCGATATGACGGAACGTGCCCGTCAGGGTGAGATCGATCCTGTGCTCGGACGTGATGAAGAAATCAGTCAGGTCGTCGATATTCTGACTCGCCGTCGGCAGAACAATCCAATTATAGTGGGAGAGCCGGGTGTCGGTAAAACGGCTGCGGTGGAAGGCTTCGCACTTCGCATCGCAGCAGGAGATGTTCCCGAGCCGTTGAAAAATGTTTCTTTGCGATCGCTCGATCTGGCATTGTTGCAGGCAGGAGCTGGAGTGAAAGGTGAGTTCGAAAATCGATTAAAGTCGGTACTGAATGAAGTGAAATCCTCACCTCAGCCAATCATTATGTTCATCGATGAAGCACACACGATGATCGGAGCTGGCGGTTCTGCGGGACAGGGCGATGCCGCGAACCTGCTTAAACCGGCTTTGGCACGTGGTGAGTTAAGAACGATCGCTGCGACCACCTGGGCGGAATACAAAAAGTACTTCGAGAAAGACGCGGCTCTGGCTCGTCGCTTTCAGGTCGTACAAGTCGGTGAACCGCCCGAAAAATCAGCCATTGAAATGATTCGTGGTATCGTCGATGTTCTGGAGAAGCACCATCATGTGCGCATTCTCGATGAAGCGGTTCGCGATGCGGTTGTGTTGTCCAAACGATACATTTCCGGGCGACACCTTCCTGATAAAGCGGTCAGTCTGATTGACACGGCTTGTGCTCGTGTGGCGATGAGTTATCAGGCGACTCCCGGTCAAGTAACCGATTTGCACCGACGTGAAGAGCAGCTCGATGTAGCGATTAAAATTCTCGAACGAGAATCGGCAGCGGGGAGCGACCACAAGGAAGAAATCGAAGAATTGATTGCCGAAAAAGAAGCCGTCACCGCTGATCTGCAGGCGATCGAAGAACGCTGGAAAAGCGAACTCGAACTCGTGCAGGAAATTCGAGATGCACGGGAACAGTTGATGAATGGTCCTTCTGAAGGCGAAGAGAAAGACGCGGATGCGAAACCAGTCACGTTGGATTCCCTGAAAGCACTTAACGAAAAACTGGATACGATTCAGGGGGATGCTCCGCTGGTGCATGTCTGTGTCGACTCCCAGGCGATTGCCGAAGTCGTTTCCAACTGGACGGGAATTCCTGTCGGGCGAATGGTTTCGGATGAAATTTCGAACATTCTGCATCTGAAAGATCGGATGGAAGGCCGCGTTGTTGGTCAATCTCATGGATTGTCTGCAATTGCCAAAAGCGTACAAACTTCCCGCGCGAAATTGAAAGATCCGCAGCGACCAATTGGCGTCTTCATGCTGGCCGGGCCGAGTGGTGTGGGGAAAACCGAAACGGCAATTACCCTGGCCGAGTTGCTTTACGGCGGCGAGCAGAACATGACGACGATTAATATGTCGGAGTTCAAGGAAGAGCATAAAGTCTCCCTGCTGATGGGATCGCCTCCCGGCTACGTTGGTTATGGCGAAGGGGGCATTCTGACAGAAGCGGTTCGACGTCGACCATACAGCGTGGTTCTGCTCGATGAACTGGAAAAAGCGCACGAAGGGGTGCAGGAGATTTTCTATCAGGTCTTCGACAAAGGTATTCTGCGTGATGGCGAAGGTCGGGATATCGATTTCAAGAATACCGTCATCATCATGACTTCGAATGCGGGGACGGATCTCATCACAAAATTATGTGAAGATCCCGACACGATGCCGAATGCCGAAGGTTTGACCGCTGCACTGCATCAGGAGTTGATGAAAACATTCAAGCCAGCCTTCCTTGGTCGCTGCACGTTGATTCCTTACTTCCCATTATCCGAAGATGTTCTGCGGAATATTATTCATCTGAAATTGAAGAAGGTGGTAAATCGCGTGCAGGATAATCACCGGGCGACTCTCGAATACACACCGGCTGTGGTCGATAGTATTTTGAGTCGATGTCAGGAAGTGGCCAGTGGAGCTCGAAATGTCGATAACATTTTGAATGGCACAATGCTACCCGAGTTGAGCACCGAGTTTTTATCGGCACTGGCTACCGGAAAGACTATTACAACCGCTAAGATCGACGTCGCAGAGGACGATCAGTTCACCTACGACATTCAATAATCTGGCTGACGACTTACTTCGAACTACCTTTGTTGGAATGATCGAAATTTAACCTGGCACTGAGAGGAGCACGACATGGCTTTTGATGCGTTTTTGCAGATTGACGGAATTCCTGGCGAAAGTACTGATTCCAAGCACAAAGACTGGATCGAAATTATCGATTACAGTCACACAATGGCGCAGAAAATCAGTGATACCGCAAGTAGCTCAGGAGCTCGCGCTTCAGAACGAGCCAATCACGGACTGTTCATTGTCACAAAAGACCTCGACAAATCGAGCCCGAAGCTGGCCGTCTCTTTGAATACAGGAGCTTCGATTGCCACAGTTCGTATGGAACTCTGCAGAGCCACCGGCGACAAACAGTTGTATATGGTTTACGAAATGAAGGACGTGATCGTCGCCGATATTTCCGTTCAAGGAGATATGACTGGCGAACGCAGCGTCCCGACCGAAGTCGTATCCTTCAACTACGGCGAAATCGAATGGACTTATACAGTCACCGATCAGAAAACTGGGAAAGCTGCTGGCGATATCACTGGGAAGTGGAGTGTTGTTGAAAATACTGGTGGTTAATCTGCTGAGTGATCAGAAGAATTCAATCAACCTTCGGAAGATCATTACAATTTTCCGAAGGTTTTTTATTTGTCCATTTTCAAATAGGCTAAGCAGGCCTCCGAGTTCTAAGTGTTGTGATCATACTCGTAATCCTTATGATAGGAATCATGGTATCGAACAATATTGATGCGTTGTGGTCCTTTCAGAAAATATGGATATCAGCATGATCAGTTCCCATTTTTCTTCTGCTGAAATCGAACAGTATCAGCAAGATGGCTTTTTACTGATCGAAGACTTTCTCAATCCCGAAGAAGCTTCGCTACTTCAGCAGGCCAGTCATAACGATGCGATCCTGCAGAAAGCCGCGATGGATGTCAAAGATGCTGCTGGGCGGAAGACGAATCTTTCACTCTGGAATCATCCCGGCGACGACATCTATGGCGTGATCGCGCGGAGTGAGCGGGTTGTCACTCGGATGGAACAACTGCTCAACGATGAAGTCTACCACTATCATTCTAAGTTGAGTGCCAAAGAGCCTCGTGTTGGTGGCGCCTGGGAATGGCATCAGGATTATGGCTACTGGTACAAGAACGGTTGCCTGCTGCCGACGATGGCCAGCGTGTTTATTGCGGTCGATCCCGCGACTAAAGAAAACGGCTGCATGCAGGTGTTGACCGGTTCGCATCGCATGGGGCGGATCGATCATCACTTTGAAGGCGAACAGACCGGAGCCGATCTTGATCGGGTCGAACTGGCGAAACAACGCTTCCCGCTCCTCTATTGCGAAATGAAAGCAGGCACGGCTCTCTTTTTTGATGGCAATCTGCTGCATCGATCCGATCCGAATTTGAGCGACTCACCCCGCTGGGGGTTAATTTGCTGCTACAACACGAAAACAAACGATCCACTTATTCCCCATCACCATCCCGGCTACACACCACTGAGCAAATTGCCGGACTCCGCGATTCGAGAAACGGGTGTCAAAACCGCTTCCAGACAAAGTCAGTTTCTCAAGCAGGCGGAAGACAGAACGAGCCGTGTAATCGGTGAAGTCGGAGAGCACGGATGAGTCAGCCAGGTGAGTATGAATTGCAGACGAAACCGATTTTGCCAGAAGATCGCTCAATTCCCATCGGCTGCATCGGATCTGGCTTCATCATGGCCGATTGTCAAATTCCTGCTTACAAAGCAAACGGCCTCAATCCTGTTGCGATAGCATCCCGCTCGCCGGATAAAGTCGCCGCAGTTGCAAAGCGACATGGGATGAAATCGTACGCGACACATCAGCAATTGTTGGCAGATGAGTCGATTCCGATCATCGACATTGCCGTCCCACCCGATGTGCAGTTCGACATCATTCGAGAAGTTATCCAGCACAAACACATTCGCGGCATTCTCGCTCAAAAACCGTTGGGCATGAATCTGGCAGAGGCGAGAGAGATTGTCGAACTCTGTGAGGCAGCCGGAGTCACACTGGCTGTCAATCAGAATATGCGCTACGACCAGTCGGTTCTGGCAGCGAAGTCATTACTTCAACAGAATGCTCTCGGCGAACCGGTGTTTGCGACCATCGATATGAGAGCCGTCCCCCATTGGATGCCCTGGCAGGAACGGCTCGGCTGGTTGACATTGCGAATCATGTCGATCCATCACCTTGATACATTCCGCTACTGGTTCGGTATGCCCTCACGAATTTTTGCGAGCTTACGAACCGATCCCCGCACCTCCGAAAAGTTCACTCATGTCGATGGCATCTGCACTTATATCCTCGAATACGAAAACGGCTTGCGGGCCTGCAGTTGGGACGATGTTTGGGCTGGTCCAATGACGGAAGGAGCAGGGGCCGATCATGGAATCAACTGGAGAATTGAAGGAACCGCAGGGCTCGCTCAAGGAACCATTGGCTGGCCGAAGTATCCCGAGCGCTGCCCGAGTACAATCGAATATGTGACGAAGCAGAACCCTGACAACTGGTTTCGCCCCCGCTGGGACGATGTCTGGTTTCCCGATGCCTTCGCAGGACCGATGTGCGAACTGCTATGTGCGTTAGAGCAGGGAATTCAACCAGTGTTGAATGGTCGAGATAATCTCAAAACGATGGCAATGGTCGAGGCGTGCTATCTTTCCGCCCAGCAGCATCGGGCTATTGATCCGAAATCACTTTAATTACTCCAATATCAGTTAGGATTCCCTTTTCATAATTCGATTTCAGCTCTCGCATTCCAGTTGGAATACAATAAGATCATTTCAAGAAGGACAATCTCTTGGTAACGACTAAGTGATCAGGACTGCAGTTTCACACAGAGTAATCGAGGGCGATCATGGTCTGGAAAATTGTTCAGGATTTTAAAAAGTTTACGCTCCGTGGCAACATGCTCGATCTGGCAATCGGATTTACGGTCGGAGCAGCCTTCACGACGGTCGTAAAATCGTTCGTGAACGATATTCTCATGCCACCAATTGGCTTATTAACCGGCGGCACGGATTTTTCAGATCTGTACGCCGTACTTGCCCCACCAGAAGGAGGGCAGATTCCTGAAGGGGGATATGCAAGCCTGGGAGCAGCTACGGAAGCCGGAGCGGTCACGCTCAATTATGGCGTATTTATCAACAACTGTCTCTCACTACTGATCGTCTCGGCTGCCATCTTCATTGTGATTCGTCTCATCAACCGCGTTGACGAAAAACTCGACAATGTCTTCGATGAAGACCCCCCGCCACCGGAAGAACCCTCCGATAAGAAGTGTCCTCATTGCCGAACGGTCATCCCTTTCCGAGCCAGTCGCTGCCCGAATTGTACTTCGGAACTGGAGCCAGTTGAGGGTGCTGCGACAGCGTGAGTCGTTGTGGGTGAATAGTTGAAACCAGAAGCATCAATAAGGTAATTGCTTTCCTTCTCCCCGGGGGAGAAGGTGCCCGAAGGGCGGATGAGGGGAAACGATTAACCATCGAGGCAAGATTTCATCCGTTGTTCAACAAGATGTAGGTCAGGCAGTGCCTGACTTCTATCTGGGTTGAACGCACAATTCGTCAGGCAGTGCCTGACCTACAACTGTGAGTTAAGCTTACAAGCACGAAGCGCAAGCGAGTGTGTCAAACACGGTCAACACACTCGCTTGCGCTTCGTGCTTGTATTCATTACACCAGCGCGCACAAAAAAACCCTTACCGAACCTGCGGGGTTGGCCGAAGGTTAGGGTCGGGTTTTCGTGTTTGATCGATTGCCGGGGGGAGGCGGTCTTGAACACTTTCGAATATTATCTGCAGCGATACGGTAGGAGCAAACACAGCATTTCGCCGTTATTTGATATCCGCGCGTCTGCAGTAATCATTTGAAAATGGTCGAGTCATGCGTATCATCCATGATACGCGATGTCTGACCTGATCAATTGACTGGAGATTGGAATCATTCCAACCGGGTTCAGGCAATTGCTTTTTTCCGGGTGATCAGTGTCCGCACACGTTCTGCCAAGAGGGCAATATCGAACGGTTTACGGAACGTTTCATTGAACAGTGTGCGATCGAAACCGCTGGCACTGTCGTCGTCGCTGATCAGTCCAACGAGCACGGTGTCGTTGTAATCAGCATTTTTTCGCAGGTTCTGGGCAATCATCAGAGCTTCGTTGCGGCCCATGGCGAAGTCGATGATGACTCCATCCGGGTGCAGCGATTCTGCTTGAATGCCGGCTTCAAATCCACTTGCGGCGGATTCCAGTTTAAAATCCTCCAAAGGAAGAACTTCGCCAAGCATCGTACGGATCGGGCCTTCGATGCCAACGAGGAGCAGTTTGCCCATCGCTTCATCTTCCAGCTCGCCGAGAGGCATGCCATGTTCTTTCAAAAATCTGATCAAATGCTCGCGGGGAATTCGTCGGTCTTGTGAACCGGGAATTCGATAACCGCGGAGTCGACCAGAGTCGAACCATTTACTTACGGTTCTTGGAGCAACTTTACAGATTTTTGCAACCTGTCCAGTTGTGAAGATTGTCCTCATTACGGGCTCTCCAATCACACTTATGCCACTCTACAGCGAACAATTCACTGCAAAGGAAGCCCCCGCTGTCGATGGTCGGCATCCGTGCCAATGTTTCCATGGCAGTGTCCACCGGACATGATTCAGGGTACTCTCAGGGTCAGGGTCTTATAACTCGATGGTGTTGCCTCACACGTTTTCAACTTGTTCGAATACAGATCTCTCTGAATTCTCGAACAGGGAAACGACTAACATACGTGGGCTCGTATATTTCTTTTGTCCATCGCCATGACAGGAGAGAATTGAGTCGACCGAACTGAAATGGGATAGGTCCCATATTCATGCTATTACCGTGTGACCAGACAAATGAGTCCGGTTGAAAGTCTCAGCATCCCCATGCTGATCATCCAATAGTAATAGTGGTCTCGTCCTTGATGGAGTGTCCCGTGAATACAACAGTATTCAGGCAAGTTTCCCCCCTCCATGACAGCTTCCAAAAGATACGATCGCTTCCCTGCAATCGTCGGAATCAACACCAGCAGGTTTTGGCCTGAGCCGCGATTCGTGGTACTTGAGGGCCAAATCGAAAACCGATTTGAAACCCAAGAGACACGAACCAAACCATGTCGGAATTGATTCCAGCCGTCTAAGTATCTCATTCGGTATTTTTGACACCCAATCTTGAACCTGTTGGCCAAAAGCGCGTCAGAACGTGTCAATCCGAAATGACTGGAGAATTCGTTTCGATCTGCCGAGAAGGACGTGAATTCCGCAAATGCCTAATTAATAGACACTTACGAACAACCCAGGTGGCAAAACGCTTTCCAGAGAGAGTCAAACCAATTTTGAAAAATTTTCAGCGAACCTGTTTGGGCGGGAGTGTTCCAGGAGAGGAAAAGAGGAGGAACCACGGATGCACACGGATGGGCATAGATAAAAGGAAGAGAGCACTTGATAGACCGGGGCGCCCAGAGAATTTCGCAGAGTTCTCTGGATGGCGCAGCCACAGGAGGTTTGTGGAAGTGTGGCGGAATTCAGAATTCAGACTGTAGGTCAGGCATTGCCTGACGAAACTGGACGTAGAGTCAAATTGAACTTCATTCGGATAGCTTATTGCAATATGTTCACGCGTCAGTTCATACTGCTGAGACTTGATAAACTGAATATGGCTAGTCAATTAAAATTTATTCGTCGGAGAATTTGATGGCTACTTCGCATACCTGGTTTGCCACCGATAAAGATATTTCGTTGATCTTAGACTGGCTCGTAAAGGCCGGAGCTCAATCAGTGGACAAGGTGCACAACATCGAAGATTTTTCAACGAATGGTTCTGAATGCGCTATCGTGTTCCCCACAATTGGGCCAACGGTATATTGGCCTGATCCAATTAACCTGAGTGAATATGAGGAAAATACGAGCTATTGGAGACAAGCCATTTTGACGAAAAGGGACATCGAGCTACACCCTCAATGTCGCATGATAGATCCTCAAAAATCACCTACTGCAGGATTGAAGTTGCCATATTTACGAGATGGAAAATACTGGGCGGCTGGATCACTCTGGTTCCCCACGATTAATCTCAAAAAGGTCTTTCCGGAATTAGCGAGAATTTGCGGAAGATTCGAACGTTGGATTCGTAAATTTCCCACTGTCTTTGATAATCGTAAGGGGAAGAATAAAACCGAATTTGATCATCAAATCTGTCACAGCAGCATTATACAATGTATAAATGCATTACCGGACGCATGTTCACTTTTGAAAAATGGTGCCTGCATGGTTGACCATATGACATCTGATTTCACATTTCGAGGTTGTAAGGAAAATTGGAAGACGTAAGAAGTCAGCAGGAAACCCAATCCTCAAACCGAAACCTCTTGTGGCGGGTGGCCCAGCCGTTTCGGCTGGGTCGATGAAATCGACAAGATGCCGTCATCGTGTGGGCCATTTTGTGATCAAACCGGTCTTTGCAAATTGAATCCGGATGGCGCCTCCATCTTTTTGCTCCGCAACCCGACCGAAGCGGTCGGGCCACCCTGCGTTCACCCCTCTTGGGGGCATTTTCTGGGCAAGTTCGATGTGAGACAACACCACATGTCACTCAAAATTGGACAGAGGGGCATAACTTGTAATCGACCACGGACACAATCCGTGGCTTTGGCCTGTCCCGTAACACGAGGTAATCGTTCTGGGTCTATTTGAATTCAATATCAACTTTCTACCACAGAATTGTGAAACCAATTACATTTTACTGACTCCACAATGTCCTGTCCAAGTCAGTCATTTGAAAACCGAGATCAATCGAATATACAATTAACATTATCTTAGTAATCTACTTTTTGAAAATAATCTTGCTGGTCCGACAGAGTCTTTCAGGGGCGAAGTCCATAGGCCGTGGGTTTAGTATATACTAAATGAATATTCTTCCCATTTGCAGGAAACGATGCAGGAAACCCCTCGTAATTCTATGCATTTCATGTAAACTGTGGAAAGTCAATCGAGCTGAAAACCTA from Rubinisphaera italica includes the following:
- the tssE gene encoding type VI secretion system baseplate subunit TssE yields the protein MDVKKPVISSILDRLIDDRPDQKVETTRYVPQLRDLRQSVRRDLENLLNSRISAATIPPHFTELQQSVVGYGIPDISGADLSTERKRREFLRSVQDAIQRFEPRFKSVRVQLLASDEYVDRTLRFRIDAVMYADPLPESIVFDSSFEPKSGQFKVKGV
- the tssF gene encoding type VI secretion system baseplate subunit TssF, whose amino-acid sequence is MQDDLLRWYNNELGFLRRMGEEFAREHPKIASRLKLGPESSQDPHVERLIEAVAFLNARTRQKIDDDFPELSNAILEVLQPQFLAPIPSMMITQFKIGESEANSVSGYTIEHDTSIETESIQGEPCRFRTSNAVTIWPVQVQGGSCHSRPFKAPMTKNSKEAAGVIHLTLKTRSPEFSINQIEWESLRFYLSGLPQITYPLYETLCNNVTEVAFARSVQDENPLVFSPEIIRQVGFESEDILLPGSERTAWEHRLLTEFFVFPEKFLFFDLEKLDLLRGSDFTEEFHIFFYLNETLAELENDVTASTFQLGCTPTINLFKQRADPIYLTQTEFEYPVCGDVRRPDAVEIYSIDEVTAQDSNGDEFDFQPFYSVDHLHEGTGDQNGFWHSIRRDSKFSETDAQSGSEVFISFVDLSFTTIQRDDWIVNLETTCLNRNLPEKLPYGRGQPKLYFSEEAGAVSDVLALSAPTATVRPPMLNHARWKLISNLSLDHLSLVGDDQAAKALREILAIYDFEESSASRNMIQAIKSVTSRRVTRRIHESNYSGVSRGIEVTVTFDSQVDEPKLFLLACVIERFLGQACTLNSFSQLIVQSDNEDVIWKKWAPRTGSRILL
- the tssG gene encoding type VI secretion system baseplate subunit TssG; amino-acid sequence: MIRRLIKMTRKFRLLQAIRLVEMQTIRAQIGRGRLQQIGSNSSPDQEPIRLGSVAKARFAGSEVEEISEEPAGSQPGFSNQLIRLQTSVMGLTGPTGVLPLHYTSLLLQRQKLHDNAMTDFYDIFNHRSLSIFYRAWAKQQIPVSYETSRLIGDRPDRITALLNSLVGQGFSELQKRTPVPDQTLLMFASLFSSRRRTASGLENILWICMKIPVEVEQFQPQWLNLELEERTRLGSRDQEVIANNQLGRSAICGERVFDLQSRFRIVLTTASYLEFASFLPDQKKLKVIQELTRRYVGMEYDFDVQVKLSGKDVPACQLSREQKIPARLGRNSWLRSRSMTGTTGDAVFNIADSA
- the tssH gene encoding type VI secretion system ATPase TssH; this translates as MVSVNLKSLVGKLNPTTQRTLEGAAGLCLSRTNYNVELEHWLYKLVEEPDTDLTIIFKQFDVNPARVLQELTSSMDRFKTGNARPPALSPDLITAIREAWILGSVEYGSSLVRTGYLLAAILADETLGRTVAGASSELKQITAPQLLSQLSVLLPESREAGGEAISSKTARPSSGGQPVKPGGVSKTPSLDQFTVDMTERARQGEIDPVLGRDEEISQVVDILTRRRQNNPIIVGEPGVGKTAAVEGFALRIAAGDVPEPLKNVSLRSLDLALLQAGAGVKGEFENRLKSVLNEVKSSPQPIIMFIDEAHTMIGAGGSAGQGDAANLLKPALARGELRTIAATTWAEYKKYFEKDAALARRFQVVQVGEPPEKSAIEMIRGIVDVLEKHHHVRILDEAVRDAVVLSKRYISGRHLPDKAVSLIDTACARVAMSYQATPGQVTDLHRREEQLDVAIKILERESAAGSDHKEEIEELIAEKEAVTADLQAIEERWKSELELVQEIRDAREQLMNGPSEGEEKDADAKPVTLDSLKALNEKLDTIQGDAPLVHVCVDSQAIAEVVSNWTGIPVGRMVSDEISNILHLKDRMEGRVVGQSHGLSAIAKSVQTSRAKLKDPQRPIGVFMLAGPSGVGKTETAITLAELLYGGEQNMTTINMSEFKEEHKVSLLMGSPPGYVGYGEGGILTEAVRRRPYSVVLLDELEKAHEGVQEIFYQVFDKGILRDGEGRDIDFKNTVIIMTSNAGTDLITKLCEDPDTMPNAEGLTAALHQELMKTFKPAFLGRCTLIPYFPLSEDVLRNIIHLKLKKVVNRVQDNHRATLEYTPAVVDSILSRCQEVASGARNVDNILNGTMLPELSTEFLSALATGKTITTAKIDVAEDDQFTYDIQ
- a CDS encoding Hcp family type VI secretion system effector; its protein translation is MAFDAFLQIDGIPGESTDSKHKDWIEIIDYSHTMAQKISDTASSSGARASERANHGLFIVTKDLDKSSPKLAVSLNTGASIATVRMELCRATGDKQLYMVYEMKDVIVADISVQGDMTGERSVPTEVVSFNYGEIEWTYTVTDQKTGKAAGDITGKWSVVENTGG